The nucleotide window CACACTGATAAGTCCACACGGCACCTACTATTTCCATTCAACTACTTATAATTTTCAGACGAGTTCCAAAATCCTAACAAAACCTATCATAAAATCCTTTTTCCAAGCATGATCAGATTAGCACTCCACTAAAGTAAGACTCCAGATATCATGTTGATGCAGCAAATAGTCTCTACACCAACATCTGTGCATTTTGCATTAACAGATTTCAAGACCACCAGCACATTTCTTGCCAAAGAATATCATCAGTAGGAGGCAGATCAACAATCCAAATCTCAGAGTTTTACAAAATAATACGGAGTAAGAAAAATAACAAGATCGAGAATACATCTGATGTGCAAAACCAGAAAATAATATGGTGTGCAGAAACTAGATTTAATTAAGTATTGTAGGAACTTGAATTCAAGTAAAAATGGACTAAATAGAACGGATAACTCGATCTTCTCTGTTAAGACGGAAAAGAGATTAATCAACTGATTTGGCCTTTTAAGTGCCATGATTTTTACTAGCTTTACACACAGTTGTTCTTACTGGTGGCAAATAGTAGCAAACGGAAGTACTGAAGTTGATCTGTTGATTGTGAGTAGTATGAAACCAACACTTTCCATATCAAGGTTGTGTGTAAACATGTTATCAAATGATCTGTCCCCCCAATAACCATCTAGCCACAGACTACAGCAGTTATCTACAAGACTACAACGGAGACTATAGCAATTTCAGTAAACTGTTTCAGTTAACTATTTTGCAGACTACAGCAATTTCAGTAAACTGTTTCTCTGACTATAACAGTTTCAGCAAACTGGTTCAGGCACAAGCAGATTAGCACCCCCAATAAAATACAACCTCAAAGATCATGGTCATACAGCAAATAGTTCATAACAAATTCAATCAAGGCTACCATTAGGAGATCATTAAGAAGTTGGGTGATGGACAGTGGCTCTCACCTGGGGTCCCGGACAGGAAGACGACAATCCAGAAGGTCGGTAAGAGGTCGCCGCGGGGCAGGTCGACGAAGAGCGGGGTCAGACGCCCGTGGCGGCCCGCTTGGACGCACATTACGAGGTCGAAGGGTTGACGGCCTTCCAGGACGAAGCGGGTGTGCCTGGCCACCTCGTTCCTCAGGTGGAACACGGACCTCCCCCTGAACTGGAACGTGGACCAGCAGTACTCGGTGTAGATGGGGCCGTCGGGCTCCGACACCATGTACCGGATCTGCCGCCACATCACCGGCTCGCGCCAGAAAATCGTCGGAGGGGGGCTCTGCAGTTTGGTAGCAAAGATCCATTGTTATGTTCGCTAGTACTCTGAATTTTCTGATGGAAAACACAAACGCAATCAACGGCAAGAACTGCGCCCAAATTTGGAAGAATGGGATTAATACAGCTCGCAATCCTCGTGCGATTTGCTCAATCGATAGGCGCCGGTGGAAGCAATTCGAGAGTAATCAAGAAGCGGGTCATGGCGAGCTCACCTGGATCGGGCCTGGAAGGCCAGGCGTGCCGTCTCTGGCGGGGATGGGCTCGACGGTCCAGTACATCATGGCGCTGACGTTGTCGCTGGCCTCGACGGTGACGCCGGTGTTCCAGGGGCGGTACTTGCCGTTGGCGCGGAGGTAGCGGCCGCCGGCGTCGCGGAGCAGGACGTCGTCCCCGAAGCCGGACCTGACGGCCCGCCACATGATGGCCTGCACCTCCGGCTGGTCGTACTCGCGCTGCCCGGCGCGGAAGCCGCGGTGGCCGCGCGGCGCCCGCGTGGCCGTGGTGGCGAGGTAGCGGCCGTAGGTGGCGCTGTAGAGGAGCAGGTACACGCCGTTGCCGTTGTAGATGTGCACCGTCCACGCCTGGTTCAGCGAGGCGCGGCGCGCGCGGAGGGAGACGCCCTGGACGTCGTCGTCGGCGTGGAGGTACTTGCCGATCACGCGGCTCCGCAGCCGCACGTGGTGGCCGTCGTGGAACCGATCCATCGGTCGCCGCCGGCGCTGGATCGCCGGAGAGCAGAGGCGGTGAAGAGAGAAGCGGAGGGCGAGGCGGAGATGGGGATGGTGGGTTCTTGGTTTCTTGGggctccggcgaggaggaggaaagGGGAGGGAAAAGCTGTTGGGCGCCAAGGCGGGGTATTTCAAGGTACCTGAAACCGTCGCAGTACCGGGCCTTGGGCGCAAGGTGGGCTTGTTGGGCCGACCTCTCGGCCCGGGCCATAACCCCGCGGGGGCCCGCAGGACCTCCATCCTCTTCTCCGAACAGacgcgtggcggcggcgggggcggccgTGGTCGGCAGCGCCGCTCCTTCCCTGCCCCGGCGAGTCGCTCCCTCCACGCTTCCCCAGCACGCCGCCCCGGAGGCACGGAACGGCGGCCGGCATTGCTCTGCCCTGGCGTGCCTCAAGCCCTAAGCCGCCACGCCCGCCCGGCACCGCCGAAGCGAGGCAGTGGCGAGGACGAGGACCACCATCAGATCCGGCGAGGCGCGACTGATTCGGCTCCTCGGCTCGCTAGTGGATTCGCAGTTCGCGGCTTTCTTCTAAAGGGCGCTTCATGTGTGGTGTGCTCTCTTACTGCCGCCCTGCCTGAATGTGCGTTGCCTGCTGGTGTTTGTTAAGCTTGATCTAATATCAATTCTCAAAAATAAAAGTGCCACTTCATCGTTTGTAATTGTGTTATAGTTTTTTTTTAATGTGTTATGCGGAGTTATCACTCTCCTCGCATGACCAACGTTGTCGACACTTAGGAGCCGGTTGCGTGTGCTGATGATTATTAGCCGATTCCATGCCCTAAAATTGTCAATATAGGAAAAAGAAATTGTCAAGCAGATTTTCGATGGCATACATTATCCCTATACTCTTAGGGTCCCTAAAATTTTCGAGTTGTGATGGGACGGAAGTTTATGTGCCCCTTTTTTTGTTCTCTACTTGCGCCGTCAAACACCCACCGTCATCTCTTGCCATTGAATGCCTACATGGGCCATGCAACCTCCCTCTGGAGCTCCTCTCGGCACCTCAACCCCTCCATGCGTTGGCAATCTCCATCTGCTGCTCCTCTCGGCACCTCAACCCCTGCCCGTGTCGGTTACCTCCCTCTGACGCCCTTCGCCATGGCTACCACCCTCGAGGTAGCTTGGTGTCAGCCGCCTTCCCTCGTCTGGAGCTCCTGAGTTATCCTCTTGCATCCAAGAATCCTTCAATGGTCTTTGCAAGCCATCTCCACACCTCCCTCCTTCCCACACCATGTGGAAGCCACATGGACTATGATCGATGCCGTGAGGTCCGATGCTGTCTATTAGACATCCAGCACAGCCAACACAGGTTTCTTCGCTGCTTGGACTCTCTTTAATTTGGCTACCTCGTTATTGTGCCTGGCTGGCTGCACCATTGAACCTGCATGGTGTTTGACAATTTGTGTGCAAGGtatttctgttttctttcttttcaTGCAAATTGATGATGTTCAAAGACATTGCTACTTGATCAAGATGAGATGTTCAATGACATTGTTGCTTGATCAAAATCATGATGTTTACTTGATCAAAATGGGACGGAAGCTTCATACACTTCCCCTTTTTGTGTTGTCTTGCATCCTCAGCCACTGCCTGTCAACCCCTGCAATCACATGCCTCCTTGGGTCACACAACCTCCCTCTACAGCTCATCTTTGTACCGCAGACCGTTCCCGTGTTAGCAACCTCCCTATGGTGCCCTTCGCCATAGCCATTGCCTTGAGTAGCTTGGTGTTAGTCGCCTTCGCCTGTTTGGCGTTGCTGGGCCGTTGGTCGTTGTGAGCAACCTTTGCACCTCCCTCCTCCCTGCACCATGTCGGAGCCATGTGGACCAAGGTTGATGTTGCGAGATCTGACGAGGCTGGTGAAGTCGGCACAAGAAGTAGGCGGTGCAGCAAGCTTGATGCCTAGTGCGGCCCGCACGAGGCCCGTCATTGCTCATTCTCCCCACGTCGGCTACCTCCTCTCAGTGGTTCTCCAACCGGCGGCCCAAACctgcatggtgtttgaaattttttgtgcaatgtatttttgttttgtttcttttcATGCAATTTGATGATGCTCAATGACATTGCTACTTGATCAAAATCATGATGATGTTCAATGATACTGGCAATTCATTCTTTCTAGATGAACCCATCCCAGAAAGAATATTTTAAGGATTCGTTACCATGGAAGAGGAACATGAATTTCTTTAGGGTGACGGTGATTTCTTGAGGATTACCTTGTTCAACATATGTGGCAGCTACATGGGCAGTAGTTTCGTTATGTTCCATCGATCGTGTTCTATTTGGATTATTTAGTCAATTGAAACATGTGTtgtgtttgaatttgaatttgtaTTTTTCAAATTTATGGATTTTTAGTAATGATAAATTATGTGTGGTGCAATTATAAATTTTTGAATTATTATGATGTGAAATTGAAGTTAGAATGGAGGTCATATACACAAAGAGATGAGAAAATGGAAGAAAACGATATATAAGGGCAATATTATAGGAAACTAGAAGATACCCCCGCGCATTGCTATGGTACTAAATGAAATCGGAAACCACTTTCGACTTCGTTGCAGAAATGCTAAGAGATAATTTGCTAGGTCGATAACAGTATCTTTCTTGTAACTGTGAGTTATAAAAATATAAAATATCAATGTCTGCTACGTAGATCCAAGAATATGAACATACCTAATTATTACTAGGAAATAGCAAAAACAATATTGGACACCTGAACTACCTGAAAAATGTTAGAGGGTTTAAGGGCATCTTCAACGCTGACCCGCAAACCGGACACCGACAGAGGGACCAGTCCGCGGACACGGATGCGGGAGCTGGCCATCCAAAACTAGGCGCATACGGCATATGTCCTAACAAATTTGAGAAAAGAAAAGTTTTTGTGCCCAGCAGAGCCGAAGCATCCATTGAACGTCTCTATTCTCTACGGAAGAAAGGTAAACAGCTCGGAGCGCTCTCCTCAACTTACTAGTATGCTGAGACGTTGGATTTCAGATGCACGGTGGACGAGTCTTGGCGCCAAAACGGCCACTTCGTTTGAATTAAACTGAATCTGTACAAGTGTCGAATTCTTCAGAGAACGGATTCAGGTCAAGGACACCCTTCTGCAACCACTCCGGCAGCGTCGAGTGCGCCGTCCACCTCAAGATCAGGGTTGCCAAGGCCGTCTGCCAGGAGGCCCACTACACTCATCATCATGTGCTTGTTGTGTAAGCTAGCTAGTTGCACGGATAATATATGTGCCCACACCCAAACAGTGGGGTGCCTCCGGGTTACGAATTCAGAGAATACATTCACAGCAATCTAGTAACTAACAGAGTTCGCTGCAGCATGTCCTTGGTTCTAGAAACTGCACTGATCAGTGTATCCAGACTAGAGCAGAAAAAAAGACAATTTCATTGCAGTGCTATTATGAGGATCTCAGAGAATCTTTCCCGCTTTCAGAATTTTACACCCCAAGgagcaagaaaaataaaatgcCTGCAATTTCTGTCAGAAATAGTTGGCATGCTGAATGTTATTAGTTATGAATCGCAATAACAACATTTGTGCTGAGCGCTGACTGAGCACTGCAAAGTTACTGACTGAGTTCCAGGGCCCAAGTGTGTCATCTTACTATCATCAGATATTTGGAAGACAAAAACGTTCCTGACAAATGCTAGCCATTTGGTAATTAAGAGCAAAGCTTACAGCTTCATTTTGGTGAATCCTGTTAAAACCCTGTGCTCGTTTATCTTTCATAATAGTCCTCTCTGAACTACGATGGATCTTCTTAAGAGTAAATTGCTAAATAGAATACCACAAATGGACCTGCTGTTGCACATAACCAACAAACAGGATTAGAAAGGGGGGCACCAAGTGCTCAACTCCCACAGCAGGAGCCACCAAATCAGTGTTGATGTCTGATGCTTCATCTAAGAGAAATGCAGCTGGAAACGGTGAAGTgaacaaaacaaaagaaaaagaagcCTTGGGTACTTTTTATTGAATTCACGAGATTTAGTGTGGTGCTGTTGGATCAACACTCAAAAAAACACAACTAGAAGCACGATCACCAGCTCACAACAAGAACAAGCTACATTTTGCATTTGTAGTAAACACAAGATCATCAACTCATTACTGGCAAGAACCACTGCCTTTTCATTTATACTTAGTACATCATCATCCAAAAAAGAAATGAAAGATCATCAACCCATCGCAAGAACCCCTACAGGTAAATGCCAGAAGAGCGACACTCCAACAGTTGGAGGCAACGATTTCAGAAGTTCTGAATCATAGAACCGCGAGGCCAGAACAGACAGGTTCCCCCTGCCTCTTCGACAAAACGGAGAAAGTTTTAGCTAGCTGAAGAAACACAAGAGCTGATAAGTTTTCTCGACCTATATCCATCTATATGTAAAAGTAGGCATCTAGCTCTGCTGTCATTGTGCCGAGGCGGCCAAGATTCTGAGGAGGTGAACTCTCAGGACTCCTGCTCCGACCTTTCTCTACTCTGCATGGACATCCGGGTATCGCAGCCTACCATAGACTGAATAAGCAGAAATAATGAGTCAGTTAGGAATCAGACCATTAATCAGCAACAATATAAATGACAAGATCAAGAAGTCAAAACCTGAAACAATATAATTTGCAAGGAACTAAGCTTTTATGCACTATCTATTGTAGGATACTATCTGAATTTTGTTAACAGGTTAGAAACTTAGTATCTTCTCtgcaaagatgttatgaaaaggACGAACTGAATTATCTGAATCAAGAAAAGAAATGTGGAACCAGTAGTTTCGACTAGCTTCAGAGTTCAGACGATCTTTTACCATGTGTACACAGACTGATATATTCACAAAAAAAGTGTACACAGACTGATAAATCCACATGGCATTGGCACCTACTATTCCCAATCAACTACTTTTACCTTTCTACAAGACTACATCAGTTTCAGAAAAGTGCCATGTCCTAACAAAACCTATCATAACATCCTTTTTCCAAGCACGATCAGACTAGCACTCACTAAAGCAAGACTCTAAATATTTCTTTTGCATTTTAAGACTCTAAATATCATGTTCATGCAGTAAGCAATATCTAATCTAACATCTGCGGAAAAGAGATTCATGACCACCAGTACATTTCTCGGCAAAGAAGATCACTAGGAAGCAGACCAACAATCTAAATCTCAAAAGTAGTGTAGGAACCGAAATTTGTTCACAGGTTATTCAACACAAGGAAAATGGGCTAAATCTTTTTTATTAAGGCTGAAATAAGAGATGAATCAACTGATTTGGCATTTTAAGTTCCGTAATTGTTCTAGCTTTACAAAAAAAACATTACTGGCGGCGAATTAGGACCAAATAGAGGAACTGAATTGTCTGAATCAAGTTTGACTGTAACCAACACTTTCCACATCTGAATCAAGTATGAAACCAACACTTTTCACATCAAGGTTGAGTGGAAGCATGTTACTTGTGAAATGATTTGTTCCCCACAATAACAAGCTAGCCATATATAGAGCATCTTTACTTGTATAGTACGTACAAGACTACAGCAGTCGCAGACAATTGCCAACTCCTAACAGTTTCAGACACCCCCCAAAAAACAGTTTCAGACCGCAGCAGATTCAGTTAACTATTACTAACAATTTCAGTAAACAGTTTCTCAGACTTTAGCAGTTTGAGTAAACTGTTTGGAAACGCTTAAGTGAACTAGTGTCTGCTCAAACAAGAAGGCAAATTATGTTCAAAACCTGGAAACAATGTAATGTGCAGAAGCTAGTTTTCTTCTTGCAATGATGTTGGATAAAATCTGAATTTTGTTCATACGTTACAAATTCTTTTTCCTACTCCTTTGCCAACACTCAAAACAGCAGAACTAGAAGCACGACCAGCAGCTCACAGAAAGAACCCGCTACATTTTGCATTTCTAGTAAGTTCATAGCCTAACAGAAACACAAGATCATCAACTCATTACTGGCAAGAACCACTGCCTTTTCATTTATACTTGGTGCATCATCATCCAAAAAAGAAATGAAAGATCATCAACCCATCGCAAGAACCCCTACAGGTAAATGCTTCATCCAGGAAGCACCACAGAGATGAATGCCAGAAGATTTCAGAAGTTCTGAATCATAGAACCGCGAGGCCAGAACAGACAGGTTCCCCCTGCCTCTTCGACAAAACGGAACAAGTTTTAGCTAGCAGAAGAAACACAAGAGCTGATAAGTTTTCTCAACCTATATCTATCTATAGGCAAAAGTAGGCGTCCAGTTCTGCTGTCATTGTGTCCGAGGCGGCCAAACTTTTGAGGAGGTTTAACTATCAGGACTCCTGCTCTGATCTTTCTCTACTGTGAGTAGACATCCGGGTATCGCAGCTCATCATAGGCTGAATTAGCGGAAATAACAAGGCAGTTAGGCAGCAGACCAATAATCAATAACAATATATTGACAAGATCAAGAAGTCAAAACCTGAAACAATATAACAAGCAAGGAATTAAGCTTTTATGCACTATCTATTGTAGGATACTATCTGAGTTTTGTTAACAGGTTAGAAACTTAGTATCTTCTCTATAAAGATGAAATGAGATGACTGGACTTGATATGGCTTTTTAGGTTCCATAATTACTACCAGCGGCAAAATGATACGAAATGGACGAACTGAATTATCTGAATCAAGAAAAGAAATGTGGAACCAGTAGTTTCTATTAGCGTCAGAGTTCAGACCAACATTTACACAGTGTGCAGAGTCCCAGGTTTCAGAAACACAAGACTACAACAGTTTCAGATAAATCCACATGGCATTGGCACCTACCGTTCCcattcaactacttttacttttCTACAAGACCACAACAGTTTCAGACAAGTCCCAAgtcataacaaaacttatcataCTAATATCATTTTTCCAAGCATGATCAGATTAGCACCTCACTAACTAAGACTGTACATAAAATTCTCATGCAGTAAACAGTATCTAATCCAACATATGTCCACTGTGTAGAACAGATTCAAGACCACCTGTACATTTCCAAAATAAAAACTGAATAACAAGACCAATAATACAGATCATGAACGAAACTTCAGTAAACTTTTTCTCAGACCAATAATAAAAGTTCAGTTAACTGTTTTTCAGACAACAACAACTTCAGTAAACTGTTTTCTCAGACTATAACACTTTCAGTAAACTGTTTCTGAAGCACAAGCAGACTAAAACAGATTTAGTAAACTGTTTCACTTGTTAGCACAATTAGGAGATCATTAGGATATGGGGAGTGGCTCTCACCAGGTGTCCCGGGCAGGTACACGACAATCTAGAGGGTCTCGCCGTTGCCACCGTGGGGCAAAATCTTGACGAGTGGGGTCAAATGCCCATAGCGGCCCGCTCGGACGCACATGGCAAACCCGAATAAGTTCACTGGGCGGTCAAGGCGTTTGTGCACACACTTCCTCACGCTATAAACAAGTCGCCCCTCAAAATGGAGTTCTGCCCAGTCGTTGACGTCCTCGGCGTAGCCCCCCTCGGCACTCGCTAGCGTGAACCGGATCAACCGCCACATCCCTCGCTCTCGTCCTAACTTAACAGAGAGCTTTTGGAGAATCGTCTGCATTAAAGCGCAAGAAACCACGGTTATTGTCGCTCAGGAGTATGAAGACTCTCCGTCCCAGCATGACGGAGAGCTCTCGGGGGTTGCGGCTCTGCAGTAAACCCAGGTGATACTCTGAATTTTCTTACTGAAAACCAACTGCACATTTGGATTTCTCTCGGGATAATGAAATTACACAAATCACAATCTCGGTGCAAATAAACGACACCCAATTCGCCGAAAGCAATTCAAGGGGTATGAAGATCGGGGCATGGCGAACTCACCGGAATCGGGGCAGCAAAGCCAGGCTGAGGCATGTCCGGCCCCCTGAGGGGGATGGTCTGCACTGTCCAGTGCATCATCGAGCTGATGTAGTCGATATCGTCGACGGTGACGCCGGTGTACCACCCTAAAAACTTGCCCGTGTGCTTGCCGTTGGCGCAGAGGTGGCGGCCCCTGGTGTCCCGGAGCAGGACGCTCGTGTTCCCGAGGCCGTTGTCAACGGCTTGCCACATGATAGCCGGCAGCTCCGGCTGGTCGTAATCGCGCTGCTCTGTGCGGTAACCCCGTTGGACGACCGGCGCCCGCGTATCCGTG belongs to Triticum urartu cultivar G1812 chromosome 7, Tu2.1, whole genome shotgun sequence and includes:
- the LOC125523513 gene encoding uncharacterized protein LOC125523513, yielding MEVLRAPAGLWPGPRGRPNKPTLRPRPGTATVSGTLKYPALAPNSFSLPFPPPRRSPKKPRTHHPHLRLALRFSLHRLCSPAIQRRRRPMDRFHDGHHVRLRSRVIGKYLHADDDVQGVSLRARRASLNQAWTVHIYNGNGVYLLLYSATYGRYLATTATRAPRGHRGFRAGQREYDQPEVQAIMWRAVRSGFGDDVLLRDAGGRYLRANGKYRPWNTGVTVEASDNVSAMMYWTVEPIPARDGTPGLPGPIQPVMWRQIRYMVSEPDGPIYTEYCWSTFQFRGRSVFHLRNEVARHTRFVLEGRQPFDLVMCVQAGRHGRLTPLFVDLPRGDLLPTFWIVVFLSGTPAYNALRHPNVDAE
- the LOC125523164 gene encoding uncharacterized protein LOC125523164 isoform X3, translating into MGSGTLKYPAFALAPSVTAATKSSPLLAGAPRNPTSRHRAAAPTASALQRRRPMEHFHEEEYVWLRNNVHGTYLHADSDGRSISVHERRASLKAAWGVHIYQVNNVSYLLLYSAAYGRYLAATDTRAPVVQRGYRTEQRDYDQPELPAIMWQAVDNGLGNTSVLLRDTRGRHLCANGKHTGKFLGWYTGVTVDDIDYISSMMHWTVQTIPLRGPDMPQPGFAAPIPSMVGCDTRMSMQSRERSEQES
- the LOC125523164 gene encoding uncharacterized protein LOC125523164 isoform X2; its protein translation is MGSGTLKYPAFALAPSVTAATKSSPLLAGAPRNPTSRHRAAAPTASALQRRRPMEHFHEEEYVWLRNNVHGTYLHADSDGRSISVHERRASLKAAWGVHIYQVNNVSYLLLYSAAYGRYLAATDTRAPVVQRGYRTEQRDYDQPELPAIMWQAVDNGLGNTSVLLRDTRGRHLCANGKHTGKFLGWYTGVTVDDIDYISSMMHWTVQTIPLRGPDMPQPGFAAPIPPMMSCDTRMSTHSRERSEQES
- the LOC125523164 gene encoding uncharacterized protein LOC125523164 isoform X1 — its product is MGSGTLKYPAFALAPSVTAATKSSPLLAGAPRNPTSRHRAAAPTASALQRRRPMEHFHEEEYVWLRNNVHGTYLHADSDGRSISVHERRASLKAAWGVHIYQVNNVSYLLLYSAAYGRYLAATDTRAPVVQRGYRTEQRDYDQPELPAIMWQAVDNGLGNTSVLLRDTRGRHLCANGKHTGKFLGWYTGVTVDDIDYISSMMHWTVQTIPLRGPDMPQPGFAAPIPTILQKLSVKLGRERGMWRLIRFTLASAEGGYAEDVNDWAELHFEGRLVYSVRKCVHKRLDRPVNLFGFAMCVRAGRYGHLTPLVKILPHGGNGETL